In Pseudomonadota bacterium, the DNA window TCCATTACTCAACTTGTGTTTCGAGCTGATCGACCCTAATCTCGTTCCCATTCGCAGCAGAGACTTTGAGCGTAGCCAGAGGTTTGAGCCATGCAGGGAGACAAGGACGTCATAAAGTGCTTGAACGCGTTGCTCGCAAACGAGCTGACAGCGATCGATCAGTACCTGGTGCAGTCACGCATGCTGAACGACTGGGGCTACAACAAGCTCTACGAGAGGATCGCCCACGAGTCGGACGACGAACGCGGCCACGTCGACAAGCTGATTCGGCGGATTCTCTTTCTCGACGGACAACCCGACGTCGCGGCACGTGCCAAGCTGAAGATCGGAAGCAACCCGAAAGAGATGCTCGAGAACGATCTCGAATTCGAGCTGCAAGTAGCCCAGGGCCTAAACGAAGCCATTGCACTGTGCCGCAACAAAGGCGACAACGGCACACGCACGATGCTCGAGGAGCTGCTTTCGGATACCGAGCAGGACCACATTCTCTGGTTCGAGCAACAGGTGGGCCTGATCGAACAAGCAGGCGTCGAGAACTACTTGGCCGAGATGATGTAGTTGCGGCTACCCATGTCAGGTGATATGGGTAGCCATATGAAGACGACCGTAGAGATCTCCGAGCCCCTGCTGCAGCGAGCGAAACGCGTAGCGGCACGGGAGTCGACGACGCTGCGCGATCTGATCGAAGCCGGTCTGCGGCATGTGCTCAAGGAACGTTGCCGCAGGAAGCGCTTTGCGCTGCGGGACGCTCGCGTCGATGGACAGGGACTGCAGCCGGAGTTCTCGGACGCTGCCTGGGATCGACTCCGGGACGCAGCCTACGAAGGTCGCGGGTCGTGATCGCGCTCGACACCAATCTGCTACTGTACGCGCATCGAAAGGACTCCGAGTGGAATGCGGCTGCGTACGCCTGCATCGAGGAGCTGGCAGCGAGCCCGGCGGCCTGGGCCATACCCTGGCCCTGCGTATCGGAGTTCGTCGCGGTGGCGACGCACCCCAGGATCTTCTCTCCCCCGAGCCACCTGAACGAAGCCGTCGATCAGATCGAAGCCTGGCTGGAGGCACCCGGGATCGTGCTTCTCGCTGAAACCGAGGCGTACTGGCCTCGATTGCGCGCTGCGCTGCAAGCCGGACGAATCAGCGGGCCGCGCGTGCACGATGCCCGCATCGCGGCCTTGTGCCAGCTGCACGGCGTTCGAGAGCTATGGACGGCAGACCGAGACTTCAGCCGCTTTACCGCCCTCCGGGTACGGAATCCCCTTTCCGGCTCGCCCGATTGATGCCGGCAGCTACCTGCACTTGACCAGGCATTCGCCGGCTGCGTCGAAACAGGCTCTGCCTTTCCCCGTGCCGTCCGCTGGAGCCTGTGCTCCGGTTTGGCAACGGCTCGCGAGTCACGTAGCATGGGCGCATGGTCACCCACGACATTCCCCACGATCTCGTCCCCGAGCTGGCAAGGCGGGCGGCCCAGAAGGCGGTCCAGAGCTACAAGGAGGGCCTGTCCAAGTACGACGTGCAAGCCGATTGGGTCAGCGACGACCGAGTGGAGCTGAGCTTTGCAGTCAAGGGCAAACGCCTGCACGGTGCGATGACCGTGCGGCCCAACGATCTGCACCTGGAGCTCGACGTCCCGCTGCTGTTCCGTCCCTTCAGCAAGCTCGCGATCGGCGTGATCGAACGTGAGGCTCGCGAGTGGATCGACAAGGCCCAGGCAGGCCAGCTCGAATGACTGGCGAGCGCTGGTAGGCTGGCGCCATGTTTCGAAACATCCTGCTGCCCATCGACCTGACGGAGCGAAGCGAGCGTGCCGTGAAAGCTGCGGGCGACCTGGCGGAGGCGCACGCGGCCTCGGTGCGGCTGCTTCACGTGGTTCAGACGATCGCGGACGTGCCTTACGACGAGATGAAGGATTTCTACGCCGAATTGATGGCCAAGGCAGAAGACGCGGTAGCCCGCTGGGCCGAGAACCTCAGCGCACGCGGCATCGAAGTCGAGGGACAGGTCGTGCTCGGCAAGCGAGTACCCGAGATTCTGCGCCACGCGGAAGAAGGCGAGAGCGACCTCATCGTCATGAGCTTCGATCAGCTCGATCCGGCACAGCCAGGTGGCGGGCTAGGGTCGGTAGGACACCAGGTCGCGCTCATCGCGGGCTGTCCCGTACTGCTGATGCGCTGACCAGCAGCTTCGTGGCGGTCAAGCGCCCGCTGCGCGAGCGTGCGCGTCCGCGCCTCTTTCCCTACCCCTGCCGAAGGACACCGGGTTTAGCAATCCCGTGCCAACGCCGATAGATCCTTGGCGGGCTGAGCCACGTGGGCGCCGCGGTGCCACCACGAGCCTGTACCCGTGCAGCACATGGAGTCCTCGAGCGACAGACACAAGCACAAGCGAGGCGATCGCTTGCTCGGGCTGGTGATCGACGGGCGCTACCTCGTCATGGAGCGCCTCGCGATCGGCGGTATGGCACGCGTGTACCGAGCCGAGCAGATGCCGCTGGGACGGATGGTGGCGCTGAAGCTGCTGGAGCCGGAGCAACTCGAGCAAGATCAGGAGTTTTGCCAGCGCTTCTTTCTCGAAGCCTCCAGCGCGGCAAGGCTGCGCCACCCGAACACCGTTACCGTGTTTGATTACGGGCACGAAGAAGATGGACTCTACTACATCGCCATGGAGCTCGTGCAGGGACGCACCTTGGGCGACCTGCTACGCGAACAGGGACACCTGCCTCCGACCCGGGCGCTGCACATAGCCCGGCAAATCTGCCGCGGGCTGCGGGAGGCACACGGGCTAGGAATCATCCACCGCGATCTCAAGCCGTCCAATGTGCTGTTGACGAAGCACGGAGACGAGGAGGACTTCGTCAAGGTCGTGGACTTCGGCTTGGTCAAGAACATCCAAGATCCGCACGATCTGACGCTGACCGGGCGCTTCATGGGCTCCCCCAAGTACGCCTCCCCGGAGCAAGTGCGTTCCCGAACCGTGGACGGCCGCACCGACATCTACTCGCTGGGCGTCCTGCTCTACCGGATGCTGAGCGGCCGTGTCCCCTTTGAGCGAGACAGCGACTTCGCCACCTTGATCGCGCATGCGCGCGAACCTGTACCGCGGCTGACCATTGGACAATCGCCTGCGCCCGAGGTGCTGCGGCTGCTGGTGCTGCGCTGTCTCGCCAAACGTCCGGAGGACCGCTACCAGGGCCTGGATCGGCTCCTTTCCGACCTGCGCAAGGCGCGCCGAGAGCTCTCGAGCTC includes these proteins:
- a CDS encoding universal stress protein produces the protein MFRNILLPIDLTERSERAVKAAGDLAEAHAASVRLLHVVQTIADVPYDEMKDFYAELMAKAEDAVARWAENLSARGIEVEGQVVLGKRVPEILRHAEEGESDLIVMSFDQLDPAQPGGGLGSVGHQVALIAGCPVLLMR
- a CDS encoding PIN domain-containing protein, whose amino-acid sequence is MIALDTNLLLYAHRKDSEWNAAAYACIEELAASPAAWAIPWPCVSEFVAVATHPRIFSPPSHLNEAVDQIEAWLEAPGIVLLAETEAYWPRLRAALQAGRISGPRVHDARIAALCQLHGVRELWTADRDFSRFTALRVRNPLSGSPD
- a CDS encoding DUF2191 domain-containing protein, whose protein sequence is MKTTVEISEPLLQRAKRVAARESTTLRDLIEAGLRHVLKERCRRKRFALRDARVDGQGLQPEFSDAAWDRLRDAAYEGRGS
- the bfr gene encoding bacterioferritin; amino-acid sequence: MQGDKDVIKCLNALLANELTAIDQYLVQSRMLNDWGYNKLYERIAHESDDERGHVDKLIRRILFLDGQPDVAARAKLKIGSNPKEMLENDLEFELQVAQGLNEAIALCRNKGDNGTRTMLEELLSDTEQDHILWFEQQVGLIEQAGVENYLAEMM
- a CDS encoding polyhydroxyalkanoic acid system family protein, whose product is MVTHDIPHDLVPELARRAAQKAVQSYKEGLSKYDVQADWVSDDRVELSFAVKGKRLHGAMTVRPNDLHLELDVPLLFRPFSKLAIGVIEREAREWIDKAQAGQLE